The window TTACTCGATTGAGATGTTTCCGCGCTGGAAGCTGGAGGAATAACATGTCCACGGCACCGTTCTTTCGCGGCGCGCGGTTGCCGCTGATTTTCCACGCGGAGGTGGCTGAATGCGGACTGGCTTGCCTTGCGGTGGTCGCCTCCTATCTCGGCTTGCGCACCGATCTGGCGACGCTGCGCGGACACTCAACGGCACCAGCATGCTGACGCTGACCGAATACCGCCGTGCGTACTGGCTGGCGATGAAAACCGCCACAATTAACCGCAACTGTCGATCCCACCATCCCCGGCGCGT of the Massilia violaceinigra genome contains:
- a CDS encoding cysteine peptidase family C39 domain-containing protein, yielding MSTAPFFRGARLPLIFHAEVAECGLACLAVVASYLGLRTDLATLRGHSTAPAC